A DNA window from Clavibacter sepedonicus contains the following coding sequences:
- the ddaH gene encoding dimethylargininase: MSAALVSAGVSAILGLLFSVLTLFSSNQPSAAVLVTLLDYWTVHTLVAFVLLAALAGVGMHRRLWTSILGSVAAAVVGALTGSLVGALGQGATVTGDIVGPLLETLLGLNLMFVLGVALASILLGRRLWARLVGAGDAEVVRERVALVRIPSSHLADGELTHLDRRPVDSELADQQWERYVLAFEEAGWSTREVPPADDHPDSVFVEDAVLVLGTTAVLLTSGADSRRGERSGVERALEDMDLQVTSIDLPATIDGGDVLEVGRTLYVGASSRTNAAGIQRLREIARPLGYAVVGVPVSRTLHLKSQVTALPDGTVIGYEPLVDEPRLFPSFLPVPEAEGTAVVALDDDTLLVSAAAPRTADLLRGLGYEIVAVDISEFEKLEGCVTCLSVRIG; this comes from the coding sequence TTGTCCGCCGCGCTGGTCTCCGCGGGCGTTTCGGCGATCCTCGGCTTGCTCTTCAGCGTCCTGACGCTCTTCAGCTCCAACCAGCCGAGCGCTGCCGTGCTGGTGACGCTCCTCGACTACTGGACCGTGCACACGCTCGTTGCGTTCGTCCTGCTGGCCGCGCTGGCGGGGGTCGGGATGCATCGGCGACTGTGGACGTCCATCCTCGGCTCGGTGGCCGCGGCCGTCGTCGGCGCGCTGACCGGCAGCCTCGTGGGCGCGCTGGGGCAGGGCGCCACCGTCACCGGCGACATCGTGGGTCCCCTCCTGGAGACGCTCCTCGGCCTGAACCTCATGTTCGTTCTCGGCGTCGCACTGGCATCGATCCTGCTGGGCCGACGGCTGTGGGCTCGGCTCGTCGGGGCGGGCGACGCTGAGGTGGTGCGCGAGCGCGTCGCCCTCGTGCGGATCCCCTCGTCGCACCTGGCCGACGGTGAGCTGACGCATCTGGACCGCCGACCCGTGGACTCCGAGCTCGCCGACCAGCAGTGGGAGCGCTACGTCCTCGCGTTCGAGGAGGCCGGGTGGTCCACCCGGGAGGTCCCGCCGGCCGACGACCACCCCGATTCCGTCTTCGTGGAGGACGCCGTGCTGGTCCTCGGCACCACCGCCGTGCTGCTCACCTCCGGGGCCGACTCCCGACGTGGCGAGCGCTCCGGCGTGGAGCGGGCGCTCGAGGACATGGACCTCCAGGTGACGTCCATCGACCTGCCGGCGACCATCGACGGGGGGGATGTGCTAGAGGTCGGGCGCACGCTCTACGTCGGCGCCAGCAGCCGGACCAACGCGGCGGGGATCCAGCGTCTGCGCGAGATCGCCCGACCCCTCGGGTACGCCGTCGTGGGTGTGCCGGTCAGCCGGACCCTGCACCTCAAGTCGCAGGTGACGGCACTGCCCGACGGCACCGTCATCGGATACGAGCCGCTCGTCGACGAGCCGCGGCTGTTCCCGTCGTTCCTCCCCGTGCCCGAGGCCGAGGGCACGGCCGTCGTCGCGCTCGACGACGACACCCTGCTCGTCTCGGCCGCTGCGCCGCGGACGGCGGACCTGCTCCGCGGCCTGGGGTACGAGATCGTCGCCGTCGACATCAGCGAGTTCGAGAAGCTCGAGGGCTGCGTCACCTGCCTCTC
- the purH gene encoding bifunctional phosphoribosylaminoimidazolecarboxamide formyltransferase/IMP cyclohydrolase, protein MSGPRHDPSLFRDRDDIEVARALVSVSDKTGLLELAAALAGAGVEIVSTGSTASTIAEAGYPVTQVQDVTGFPESLDGRVKTLHPAVHAGLLADLRLESHEVQLAELGISPFQLVVVNLYPFVETVASGAPASDVIEQIDIGGPAMVRASAKNHANVAIVVSPSSYDEVIQAVGSGGTTLEQRRRLAAAAFAHTADYDRAVADYFRSTVVGAGSSEPADPAWPASWHVAGELAQVLRYGENSHQDAALYRRPDGTGIAQAVQLHGKEMSYNNFVDADAAVRAAYDFAEPAVAIIKHANPCGIAVAAPRAVDAIAAAHRSAHDCDPVSAFGGVIAANRTVTLGMAETVKEIFTEVLVAPGFDDDALTLLKTKKNLRLLTLPEGYHREGLEARQISGGYLVQSGDAFPTDGTRISVSWTLATGDPVDEQTLADLEFAWKACRAVKSNAILLAHHGASVGVGMGQVNRVDSCQLAVQRAGDRASGSVAASDAFFPFADGLQVLLDAGVRAVVQPGGSVRDEEVVAAARAAGVAMYFTGERHFFH, encoded by the coding sequence ATGAGCGGACCCCGTCACGACCCGTCCCTGTTCCGTGATCGAGACGACATCGAGGTGGCTCGCGCCCTCGTCTCCGTCAGCGACAAGACGGGGCTCCTCGAGCTGGCCGCAGCGCTCGCGGGGGCGGGGGTCGAGATCGTCTCCACCGGATCCACGGCGAGCACGATCGCGGAGGCGGGCTATCCCGTCACGCAGGTGCAGGACGTGACCGGGTTCCCGGAGTCGCTCGACGGACGCGTCAAGACGCTGCATCCGGCCGTGCACGCCGGCCTCCTCGCCGACCTGCGGCTCGAGTCCCACGAGGTCCAGCTGGCGGAGCTCGGCATCTCGCCCTTCCAGCTCGTGGTGGTGAACCTGTACCCGTTCGTCGAGACGGTCGCGTCGGGCGCCCCGGCCTCGGACGTGATCGAGCAGATCGACATCGGTGGTCCCGCGATGGTGCGCGCATCCGCCAAGAACCACGCGAACGTCGCGATCGTCGTGTCGCCGTCGAGCTACGACGAGGTGATCCAGGCCGTGGGCTCCGGGGGCACCACCCTCGAGCAGCGGCGCCGGCTCGCGGCTGCGGCCTTCGCGCACACGGCCGACTACGACCGCGCGGTCGCGGACTACTTCCGGTCGACGGTCGTCGGTGCAGGGTCCTCCGAGCCGGCCGACCCCGCCTGGCCCGCCAGCTGGCACGTCGCGGGCGAGCTCGCCCAGGTGCTCAGGTACGGAGAGAACTCCCACCAGGACGCGGCGCTCTACCGCCGGCCGGACGGCACCGGCATCGCACAGGCGGTGCAGCTGCACGGCAAGGAGATGTCCTACAACAACTTCGTCGACGCGGACGCGGCCGTCCGCGCCGCCTACGACTTCGCCGAGCCGGCCGTCGCCATCATCAAGCACGCGAACCCCTGCGGCATCGCGGTCGCGGCACCTCGTGCGGTGGACGCGATCGCCGCGGCGCATCGCAGCGCGCACGACTGCGATCCCGTGTCGGCCTTCGGCGGGGTGATCGCGGCGAACCGCACGGTCACGCTCGGGATGGCGGAGACGGTGAAGGAGATCTTCACCGAGGTCCTCGTCGCACCCGGGTTCGACGACGACGCGCTCACGCTGCTGAAGACGAAGAAGAACCTCCGCTTGCTCACTCTCCCGGAGGGCTACCACCGCGAGGGGCTCGAGGCGCGGCAGATATCGGGGGGCTACCTCGTGCAGTCCGGGGACGCGTTCCCCACGGACGGCACCCGGATCTCGGTGTCCTGGACCCTGGCCACCGGCGATCCCGTGGACGAGCAGACGCTCGCGGACCTCGAGTTCGCGTGGAAGGCCTGCCGGGCCGTGAAGTCGAATGCGATTCTGCTCGCCCACCACGGGGCGTCCGTGGGCGTCGGCATGGGCCAGGTCAACCGGGTCGACTCCTGCCAGCTGGCCGTGCAGCGCGCGGGCGACCGGGCATCCGGATCCGTGGCGGCGTCCGACGCGTTCTTCCCGTTCGCCGACGGACTGCAGGTGCTGCTCGACGCCGGGGTCCGTGCCGTGGTCCAGCCAGGGGGATCGGTGCGCGACGAGGAGGTCGTCGCCGCGGCCCGTGCCGCCGGCGTCGCCATGTACTTCACGGGCGAGCGCCACTTCTTCCACTGA
- the purN gene encoding phosphoribosylglycinamide formyltransferase, translating to MLNVVVLISGSGTNLHALLEAADHADYPARVVAVGADRDADGLVFAEERGIPTFTVPFASFPDRAAWGDELSAAIAGWDPDLVVLSGFMRLLPPRAVQAFAPRIVNTHPAYLPEFPGAHAVRDAIAAGATSSGASIIVVDTGVDTGPVLAQERVPVEPGDTEHSLHERIKVVERRLLVDTVRAISLGTIDLKELSPA from the coding sequence GTGCTCAACGTGGTCGTCCTCATTTCCGGCAGCGGGACCAACCTCCACGCTCTCCTCGAGGCTGCCGACCACGCGGACTACCCCGCCCGGGTCGTCGCGGTCGGAGCCGATCGCGACGCCGACGGGCTCGTCTTCGCCGAGGAGCGCGGCATCCCCACGTTCACGGTCCCGTTCGCGAGCTTCCCCGACCGCGCGGCGTGGGGGGACGAGCTCTCCGCGGCCATCGCCGGGTGGGATCCGGACCTGGTGGTGCTGAGCGGCTTCATGCGCCTCCTCCCCCCGCGTGCCGTGCAGGCGTTCGCGCCCCGCATCGTCAACACGCACCCGGCGTACCTGCCGGAGTTCCCCGGGGCCCACGCCGTCCGGGACGCCATCGCCGCCGGGGCCACGAGCTCCGGGGCGTCCATCATCGTCGTCGACACCGGGGTCGACACCGGGCCGGTGCTCGCGCAGGAGCGCGTGCCCGTCGAGCCCGGCGACACCGAGCACAGCCTGCACGAGCGCATCAAGGTCGTGGAGCGCAGGCTCCTCGTCGACACGGTGCGCGCGATCTCCCTCGGCACCATCGACCTCAAGGAGCTGTCCCCGGCATGA
- a CDS encoding cell division protein PerM: MNRHATALFAALEALLVVGVGVALPLVPLTVLWAGQYDLQIDWGVFARTAVDLWLLGHGVPLTASLDPSLASSLGLPGVDAPFALTLAPLGFALLTLLLGIRAGRRIVETDHPGIGAGSAVATTAVLSLGLALAAQHDGVSPALVRGAILPTLVLALGLLVGGIARADRARARRWWGSLSSGRAAGAIRGARDAFDRLPDGAASVVATAVRGGAATAFAVVAVSAVVVAVLLGLQYATVITLYETLQTGIVGGVALTLAQIALLPNLVMWAASWLIGPGFALGTGSSISPLGTTVGPIPSVPVLGILPQGAFDLGYLGILVPVVVSFVAAVALSPRVARIPEPEARRWPWFLVAGLGMGVVGAVVLALLAVLSGGAAGPGRLADVGPAAGWILLVAFLEIGVASVAGMFVSGLMAPLVRRSPEGRG, translated from the coding sequence ATGAACCGACACGCAACCGCCCTGTTCGCGGCACTCGAGGCGCTCCTGGTGGTGGGGGTCGGCGTCGCCCTGCCCCTCGTGCCGCTCACCGTCCTCTGGGCCGGGCAGTACGACCTGCAGATCGACTGGGGCGTCTTCGCGCGCACCGCGGTCGACCTGTGGCTCCTCGGGCACGGCGTGCCGCTCACGGCGTCGCTGGATCCCTCGCTCGCCTCCTCCCTCGGCCTCCCGGGCGTCGATGCGCCGTTCGCGCTCACGCTCGCGCCCCTGGGCTTCGCGCTCCTCACGCTCCTCCTCGGGATCCGCGCCGGCCGCCGCATCGTCGAGACCGACCACCCCGGCATCGGCGCGGGCTCCGCCGTGGCCACGACGGCCGTGCTGTCCCTCGGGCTGGCGCTCGCGGCGCAGCACGACGGCGTCTCCCCGGCGCTCGTGCGCGGAGCGATCCTGCCGACGCTCGTCCTCGCGCTCGGCCTCCTCGTCGGCGGGATCGCACGCGCCGATCGAGCGCGGGCCCGTCGATGGTGGGGGTCCTTGTCGTCCGGGCGGGCGGCCGGCGCCATCCGGGGCGCGCGGGATGCGTTCGACCGCCTCCCGGACGGCGCGGCGTCCGTCGTGGCCACGGCCGTCCGCGGGGGAGCGGCGACGGCCTTCGCGGTCGTCGCGGTCTCCGCCGTGGTCGTCGCGGTGCTGCTCGGCCTCCAGTACGCGACCGTGATCACCCTCTACGAGACGCTGCAGACCGGGATCGTGGGCGGCGTCGCCCTCACGCTGGCGCAGATCGCGCTCCTGCCGAACCTCGTGATGTGGGCGGCGTCGTGGCTCATCGGACCCGGCTTCGCCCTCGGCACCGGATCGTCCATCTCGCCGCTCGGCACGACCGTCGGCCCGATCCCGTCCGTCCCGGTCCTGGGCATCCTGCCGCAGGGTGCGTTCGACCTCGGGTACCTGGGCATCCTCGTCCCGGTCGTCGTGTCGTTCGTCGCGGCGGTCGCGCTGTCCCCGCGGGTCGCTCGGATCCCGGAGCCCGAGGCGCGCCGTTGGCCGTGGTTCCTGGTCGCGGGTCTCGGCATGGGCGTCGTCGGCGCGGTGGTGCTCGCCCTGCTCGCGGTCCTCTCCGGAGGCGCCGCCGGCCCGGGGCGCCTGGCCGACGTGGGTCCGGCGGCCGGCTGGATCCTCCTCGTCGCGTTCCTCGAGATCGGCGTCGCGTCCGTGGCGGGCATGTTCGTCTCGGGCCTGATGGCGCCCCTCGTCCGGCGCAGCCCCGAGGGACGCGGATAG
- the sucD gene encoding succinate--CoA ligase subunit alpha has product MSILLDENSKIIVQGLTGSEGTKHAGRMLASGSKVVGGVNPRKAGSTVTIEGVELPIFGSVAEAMTETGADVSVIFVPPAFAKSAVVEAIDAAIPLAVVITEGIPVKDSAEFWSHAKSTGGKTRIVGPNCPGIISPGKSNAGIIPATITEAGPIGLVSKSGTLTYQMMFELRDLGISTAIGIGGDPIIGTTHIDALEAFEADPETRAIVMIGEIGGDAEERAAEYIKAHVTKPVVAYVAGFTAPEGKTMGHAGAIVSGGSGTAQGKKEALEASGVKVGKTPTETANLLREVFAAL; this is encoded by the coding sequence ATGTCGATTCTTCTCGACGAGAATAGCAAGATCATCGTCCAGGGCCTCACGGGGTCCGAGGGCACCAAGCACGCGGGCCGCATGCTCGCGTCCGGCAGCAAGGTCGTCGGCGGCGTCAACCCGCGCAAGGCCGGCAGCACGGTCACGATCGAGGGCGTCGAGCTCCCGATCTTCGGCTCCGTCGCCGAGGCGATGACGGAGACGGGCGCCGACGTGTCGGTCATCTTCGTCCCGCCGGCCTTCGCCAAGAGCGCCGTGGTGGAGGCGATCGACGCCGCCATCCCGCTCGCGGTCGTCATCACCGAGGGCATCCCCGTCAAGGACTCGGCCGAGTTCTGGTCGCACGCCAAGAGCACGGGCGGGAAGACCCGCATCGTCGGCCCGAACTGCCCCGGCATCATCAGCCCCGGCAAGTCGAACGCCGGCATCATCCCCGCCACCATCACCGAGGCCGGCCCCATCGGCCTCGTGTCGAAGTCGGGCACGCTCACGTACCAGATGATGTTCGAGCTGCGCGACCTCGGCATCTCGACCGCCATCGGCATCGGCGGCGACCCGATCATCGGCACCACGCACATCGACGCCCTCGAGGCGTTCGAGGCCGACCCGGAGACGCGCGCCATCGTGATGATCGGCGAGATCGGCGGCGACGCCGAGGAGCGCGCGGCCGAGTACATCAAGGCGCACGTCACCAAGCCGGTCGTCGCGTACGTCGCGGGCTTCACCGCTCCCGAGGGCAAGACGATGGGCCACGCCGGCGCGATCGTCTCCGGGGGGAGCGGCACGGCGCAGGGCAAGAAGGAGGCCCTCGAGGCCTCGGGCGTCAAGGTCGGCAAGACGCCGACCGAGACGGCCAACCTCCTCCGCGAGGTCTTCGCCGCCCTCTAG
- the sucC gene encoding ADP-forming succinate--CoA ligase subunit beta, with the protein MDLFEYQARDLFESYGVPVLPGIVADTAEEVRAAAEKLGGTVVVKAQVKTGGRGKAGGVKVAQSAAAAYEAAEGILGLDIKGHTVHRVMVAAGARIAQEFYFSILLDRAERSYLCLASYEGGMEIEELAVTRPEALARIEIDPVAGIDAAKAEEIARAASFPEELIAKVAPVFERLWWVYRDEDATLVEVNPLVLTESGDSIALDGKVTLDENAGFRHEGHAALEDAAAADPLEAKAKESDLNYVKLDGQVGIIGNGAGLVMSTLDVVSYAGEQHGGVRPANFLDIGGGASAEVMAAGLDVILGDEQVTSVFVNVFGGITSCDAVANGIVGALDKLGDAATKPLVVRLDGNNVEEGRRILEERAHPLVTVVGTMDEAADKAAELAAA; encoded by the coding sequence GTGGATCTTTTCGAATACCAGGCCAGGGACCTCTTCGAGTCCTACGGCGTCCCGGTCCTCCCGGGGATCGTCGCCGACACCGCCGAGGAGGTGCGCGCCGCGGCCGAGAAGCTGGGCGGCACCGTCGTCGTGAAGGCGCAGGTGAAGACCGGCGGCCGCGGCAAGGCCGGCGGCGTCAAGGTCGCCCAGAGCGCCGCCGCGGCGTACGAGGCGGCCGAGGGCATCCTCGGCCTCGACATCAAGGGGCACACCGTGCACCGCGTGATGGTGGCGGCCGGTGCCCGCATCGCGCAGGAGTTCTACTTCTCGATCCTCCTCGACCGCGCCGAGCGCTCCTACCTGTGCCTCGCCAGCTACGAGGGCGGCATGGAGATCGAGGAGCTCGCGGTCACCCGGCCCGAGGCGCTCGCCCGCATCGAGATCGACCCGGTCGCCGGCATCGACGCCGCGAAGGCCGAGGAGATCGCCCGCGCCGCCTCGTTCCCCGAGGAGCTCATCGCCAAGGTCGCGCCGGTCTTCGAGCGCCTCTGGTGGGTGTACCGGGACGAGGACGCGACGCTCGTCGAGGTCAACCCGCTCGTCCTCACGGAGTCGGGCGACAGCATCGCCCTCGACGGCAAGGTCACGCTCGACGAGAACGCCGGCTTCCGCCACGAGGGCCACGCGGCCCTCGAGGACGCGGCTGCGGCGGATCCCCTCGAGGCCAAGGCCAAGGAGTCCGACCTTAACTACGTGAAGCTCGACGGCCAGGTCGGCATCATCGGCAACGGCGCGGGCCTCGTCATGTCGACGCTCGACGTCGTCAGCTACGCCGGCGAGCAGCACGGCGGCGTGCGCCCGGCGAACTTCCTCGACATCGGCGGCGGAGCGTCGGCCGAGGTCATGGCCGCGGGCCTCGACGTCATCCTCGGCGACGAGCAGGTCACGAGCGTCTTCGTCAACGTCTTCGGCGGCATCACGTCGTGCGACGCGGTCGCGAACGGCATTGTCGGCGCGCTCGACAAGCTGGGCGACGCCGCCACCAAGCCGCTCGTCGTCCGCCTCGACGGCAACAACGTCGAGGAGGGCCGCCGCATCCTCGAGGAGCGCGCGCACCCCCTCGTCACCGTCGTCGGCACCATGGACGAGGCGGCCGACAAGGCCGCCGAGCTGGCCGCCGCTTAA
- a CDS encoding oxygenase MpaB family protein — protein sequence MRSRTHPARRPGGSIRDLAGEGILLAAGGRAILLQIADPSVARGVAEHSDFASRPLDRLEGTLGYVYAVVFGSSDEIARARRIVGRAHAPVRAASAAADGSAPAYSAYDPDLQLWVAATLYDSAVTMFELCFGRLPDEAADRVYREYAVLGTALQVPEGRWPADRAAFREYWEDRVATLEPTEDARRVARTLLGGRVGSPALRAVMPVVALVTAGLLPPRMRSGFGMRWDARLERRHARLLALILAVYRVLPRVVREAPRSVITRRYRRRDAG from the coding sequence ATGAGGTCGAGGACGCATCCCGCACGTCGGCCGGGCGGTTCCATCCGCGATCTCGCGGGCGAGGGGATCCTGCTCGCCGCGGGGGGACGGGCGATCCTGCTGCAGATCGCCGACCCGTCCGTCGCGCGCGGGGTGGCCGAGCACAGCGACTTCGCGTCGCGACCGCTCGACCGGCTCGAGGGGACGCTCGGCTACGTCTACGCCGTCGTGTTCGGCTCGTCGGACGAGATCGCACGCGCCCGGCGCATCGTCGGCCGCGCCCACGCACCGGTCCGCGCAGCGTCTGCCGCGGCCGACGGATCCGCGCCGGCGTACTCCGCATACGACCCCGACCTGCAGCTCTGGGTGGCCGCGACGCTGTACGACTCGGCCGTCACGATGTTCGAGCTGTGCTTCGGCCGGCTTCCCGACGAGGCCGCCGACCGCGTCTACCGGGAGTACGCCGTCCTGGGCACAGCGCTGCAGGTGCCCGAGGGGCGGTGGCCCGCGGACCGGGCGGCGTTCCGCGAGTACTGGGAGGACCGCGTCGCGACCCTCGAGCCGACGGAGGACGCGCGGCGGGTCGCGCGGACGCTGCTGGGCGGACGGGTCGGGTCCCCGGCGCTCCGAGCGGTCATGCCCGTCGTCGCGCTCGTGACGGCGGGGCTGTTGCCGCCTCGGATGCGGTCGGGCTTCGGGATGCGGTGGGACGCCCGGCTCGAACGGCGCCACGCGCGCCTCCTCGCGCTCATCCTCGCCGTGTACCGGGTGCTGCCGCGCGTCGTCCGCGAAGCGCCCCGATCGGTGATCACCCGCAGGTACCGCCGACGCGACGCCGGGTAG
- a CDS encoding ATP-dependent helicase, with the protein MSADPAALSPSSTPIILDGRSGADGGPGAPADPLLEGLNPEQREAVVYRGPALLVVAGAGSGKTRVLTHRIASLIESREAWPSQILAITFTNKAAAEMRERVESLLGQASEGMWISTFHSACVRILRREAEAFGFTQNFTIYDSADSRVLIKRIIKQLDADTLGFTVSSVSGRISKLKNELSDADTFARTANFNDPAEAMFVEIFRQYTRSLAAANAFDFDDLIGQTVYLFRAFPKVAALYQRRFRHVLVDEYQDTNHAQYSLIRELTRAVAPEDVPVDTRMSTNGMGGIDGASLTVVGDSDQSIYAFRGADIRNITEFERDFPQSKVVLLEQNYRSTQNILTAANAVISNNFDRKDKKLWTSIGDGDKIVGFTGYSGHDEAQFVADEIQKLHEEGTAYSEIAVFYRTNAQTRALEEILIRSAVPYRIMGGTKFYERAEIKDAMAYLVAVANPADVLALRRILNTPKRGIGPATETALANFAESHGVTFREAMRRASELGLGPKVTQAILTLSRMLDEVALLLDPERPEGRTSVSDLVTTLLKRSGLVQALRASKDAQDEARAENVEELVAVTKEFSRNNPEGQLVDFLTEVSLVAAADELDDSNGTVSLMTLHTAKGLEYDSVFLTGVEEDLLPHRMSANEPGGPAEERRLFYVGITRARRRLFISLAMTRAQFGEVNVAMPSRYLQEIPAELIDWKQSPGMATSRGGTQPRALNARREGGGYGGRSRSSSGFEDPALPPPRPKTQWANTVTGQVRDNGDLELAFGDRIRHTDFGDGRVTGVAGEGRKRIAEVQFDGPAGRKRLLIKIAPIEKL; encoded by the coding sequence ATGAGTGCCGACCCCGCAGCCCTTTCCCCCTCCAGCACGCCGATCATCCTCGACGGCCGGTCGGGTGCCGACGGGGGCCCTGGAGCCCCGGCGGATCCGCTGCTGGAGGGCCTCAACCCGGAGCAGCGCGAGGCCGTCGTCTACCGGGGTCCGGCTCTGCTCGTCGTCGCCGGCGCCGGATCCGGCAAGACGCGCGTGCTCACCCACCGCATCGCGAGCCTCATCGAGTCGCGCGAGGCGTGGCCGAGCCAGATCCTCGCCATCACCTTCACGAACAAGGCCGCGGCGGAGATGCGCGAGCGTGTCGAGTCGCTGCTCGGGCAGGCTTCCGAGGGCATGTGGATCTCGACCTTCCACTCCGCGTGCGTGCGCATCCTCCGACGCGAGGCGGAGGCCTTCGGCTTCACGCAGAACTTCACCATCTACGACTCCGCCGACAGCCGCGTGCTCATCAAGCGGATCATCAAGCAGCTCGACGCGGACACGCTCGGCTTCACCGTCTCCTCGGTGTCCGGCCGCATCTCCAAGCTCAAGAACGAGCTGTCGGACGCGGACACGTTCGCGCGCACGGCGAACTTCAACGATCCGGCCGAGGCCATGTTCGTCGAGATATTCCGGCAGTACACGCGTTCGCTCGCGGCGGCGAACGCATTCGACTTCGACGACCTCATCGGTCAGACCGTCTACCTCTTCCGCGCCTTCCCCAAGGTCGCCGCGCTCTACCAGCGGCGCTTCCGGCACGTGCTGGTGGACGAGTACCAGGACACGAACCACGCCCAGTACTCCCTCATCCGCGAGCTCACGCGCGCGGTGGCCCCGGAGGACGTGCCCGTCGACACGCGCATGTCCACGAACGGCATGGGCGGGATCGACGGGGCGTCGCTCACCGTGGTGGGCGACAGCGACCAGTCGATCTACGCCTTCCGCGGCGCCGACATCCGCAACATCACCGAGTTCGAGCGCGACTTCCCGCAGTCGAAGGTCGTGCTCCTCGAGCAGAACTACCGGTCGACCCAGAACATCCTCACCGCCGCCAACGCCGTCATCTCCAACAACTTCGACCGCAAGGACAAGAAGCTGTGGACCTCCATCGGCGACGGCGACAAGATCGTCGGCTTCACCGGGTACTCGGGGCATGACGAGGCGCAGTTCGTCGCCGACGAGATCCAGAAGCTGCACGAGGAGGGCACCGCGTACTCCGAGATCGCCGTCTTCTACCGGACCAACGCGCAGACGCGCGCGCTCGAGGAGATCCTCATCCGCTCGGCCGTGCCCTATCGGATCATGGGCGGCACGAAGTTCTACGAGCGGGCGGAGATCAAGGACGCGATGGCGTACCTGGTCGCCGTGGCGAACCCCGCCGACGTGCTGGCTCTCCGGCGCATCCTCAACACCCCGAAGCGCGGCATCGGCCCGGCCACGGAGACGGCCCTCGCCAACTTTGCGGAGTCGCATGGCGTGACCTTCCGCGAGGCGATGCGCCGCGCGTCCGAATTGGGGCTCGGGCCCAAGGTGACGCAGGCCATCCTCACGCTCTCCCGGATGCTCGACGAGGTGGCGCTGCTGCTGGATCCCGAGCGGCCGGAGGGACGGACCTCCGTCAGCGACCTGGTGACGACGCTCCTCAAGCGCAGCGGCCTCGTGCAGGCGCTGCGGGCGAGCAAGGACGCGCAGGACGAGGCACGCGCCGAGAACGTCGAGGAGCTCGTCGCCGTGACGAAGGAGTTCTCGCGCAACAACCCCGAGGGCCAGCTGGTGGACTTCCTGACGGAGGTCTCGCTCGTCGCCGCAGCGGACGAGCTCGACGACTCGAACGGCACCGTGTCCCTCATGACCCTCCACACGGCGAAGGGCCTCGAGTACGACTCGGTGTTCCTCACCGGCGTCGAGGAGGACCTGCTGCCGCACCGGATGTCGGCCAACGAGCCCGGCGGCCCGGCCGAGGAGCGTCGCCTGTTCTACGTCGGCATCACGCGCGCACGGCGGCGTCTCTTCATCTCGCTCGCCATGACGCGCGCGCAGTTCGGCGAGGTGAACGTCGCCATGCCCAGCCGGTACCTGCAGGAGATCCCGGCCGAGCTCATCGATTGGAAGCAGTCGCCCGGCATGGCCACCTCTCGGGGTGGCACGCAACCGCGCGCCCTCAACGCACGGCGGGAGGGCGGCGGATACGGCGGCCGCTCGCGCTCGTCGAGCGGCTTCGAGGATCCGGCCCTGCCGCCGCCGCGCCCCAAGACCCAGTGGGCCAACACGGTCACCGGGCAGGTGCGCGACAACGGCGACCTCGAGCTCGCGTTCGGCGACCGCATCCGGCACACCGACTTCGGCGACGGCCGCGTCACGGGCGTCGCGGGCGAGGGACGCAAGCGCATCGCCGAGGTGCAGTTCGACGGGCCGGCGGGTCGCAAGCGGCTGCTCATCAAGATCGCGCCCATCGAGAAGCTCTAG